One genomic window of Salvia miltiorrhiza cultivar Shanhuang (shh) chromosome 4, IMPLAD_Smil_shh, whole genome shotgun sequence includes the following:
- the LOC131020066 gene encoding uncharacterized protein LOC131020066 isoform X2 encodes MAPRKRKPVAKRRSNRVLRDGDEMEEHGLQQNEQEPDLEVSQQPIQKQAMAPSTRTRSATASRNARSVIQEKLQAMENSQPQIFAQASMGKVMGSRTRKASGNQSGYCGLEGMDQMEGDGQLQSEEELEFQMNRQINGRQVTAPRSQRSTVNKRLNHGYLEQDEMEEHELQEDERYTNLEVTDALRNALQILMASGSRRPTTNQTSDSGFQDNHQRQENGQWKNRRKMRPPISQQASIMTHTTRKATGNHLGYHILRDEIPMEGDGQHQNEEQPDFQMTRQVIAPSTRRTITNLYSRSGFCDKNQTKENGQPQIRKQLEPQTSHQASMMASRTRKAITNQSGYYRLRDEDQMERDRQHGNEEQPEFQTTRQSKEQQVMTRSTRRSTAGGRVNHGLLDEDEIEEDAQRENGHVSDMEVTRAIENALKILMPPSTRRETTNENSHCGFQDMHQIKESRQQQSRQPQTQVSQQASMMSPRSQDATRNQSRYHRLRDDDQMEGDEEQQNEEPPEIQMAQPANDKRGLVVIMPTNDSAGTRVDSKDKQSTRSRKGKVCLIGVAKRMAKGVKHVVEFNCRGQPCGKVATEMQSYIGVVARQEVKISYKCWKMVPQEVKDTIWEYVSSAYEVNDTWKSGCLESANSKWRQWKSKLYRGYIVPNKDNSAKLNEPPPSSGILREDWNQFVRNTMSEEFKKLSEEQAKRAMKNMYPHRLSRSGYAGLAEKMKEELCGDDDVDRAIMWKKARVPKNGDIENENLKKTVQRIDDYIRQKEEGEFKTQRSGEDLLTCALESGEHSGRVRAVGSYVTPSMFFKHGRKRRQHMENEQLVDLMEAKKHIVEQNEMICHLHDRLSKLEAAIAKDKDDEVKGSHDKQPSHLMDEDFEEEEEEEEEEEDEVVLVEKFDALQNKRVRHQVIKERKVKCYDSLHPSLKVLCIHAENSLSNEQGTIFISFDEDIFGKPFEGFILCEDIIPFCELEQISGNCIVVYMWHLYKKLKENSALDRFRFVDPFDVSYVSKPPHDAQTRALADRFENVSSNQLVIVPVNVGVHWILTVIDPHKETISIFDPLGHWVCDESWQNIVNKAISMFNARLERRGKKQPTWEIIKSPRQPDSKRCGFFIMCYMKEIIEELTKSGSICLHSHFDNRVYTQEDIDKVRVEWANVVLNHI; translated from the exons ATGGCACCTAGAAAAAGGAAACCCGTAGCGAAAAGAAGATCAAATCGTGTATTACGAGATGGGGATGAAATGGAGGAACATGGACTACAACAAAATGAACAAGAACCAGACTTGGAAGTCAGTCAACAACCAATTCAAAAGCAAG CAATGGCTCCTAGTACTCGAACTCGAAGTGCAACTGCCAGTCGCAATGCCCGTTCTGTGATTCAAGAGAAGCTGCAAGCGATGGAGAATAGTCAACCACAAATCTTTGCACAAGCTTCTATGGGGAAAG TGATGGGTTCTAGAACTCGGAAAGCATCTGGAAACCAAAGTGGGTATTGTGGTTTAGAAGGAATGGATCAAATGGAAGGAGATGGGCAACTCCAAAGTGAAGAAGAACTGGAATTTCAAATGAATCGACAAATAAATGGTCGACAAG TGACGGCTCCCAGGTCCCAAAGATCAACTGTCAATAAAAGACTAAATCATGGATATCTGGAACAGGATGAAATGGAGGAACATGAACTGCAAGAAGACGAACGGTATACAAACTTGGAAGTCACTGATGCGCTGAGAAATGCATTACAGATCC TGATGGCTTCTGGTTCTCGAAGACCAACTACCAATCAAACTTCCGATAGTGGATTTCAAGATAATCATCAAAGGCAGGAGAATGGGCAATGGAAAAATAGGCGAAAGATGCGGCCACCTATCAGTCAACAAGCTTCTA TTATGACTCATACAACTAGGAAGGCAACTGGAAACCACCTTGGGTATCACATATTACGAGATGAGATCCCAATGGAAGGAGATGGACAAcatcaaaatgaagaacaaCCAGACTTTCAAATGACTCGACAAG tgatCGCTCCTAGTACTCGAAGAACAATTACAAATCTGTATTCCCGTTCTGGATTTTGTGATAAGAACCAAACGAAGGAGAATGGGCAGCCACAGATTAGGAAACAACTAGAGCCACAAACCAGTCATCAAGCTTCGA TGATGGCTTCTAGAACTCGGAAGGCAATTACAAACCAAAGTGGGTATTACAGATTACGAGATGAAGACCAAATGGAAAGAGATAGACAGCACGGAAATGAAGAACAACCAGAGTTTCAAACGACTCGACAGAGTAAGGAACAACAAG TGATGACTCGTAGTACCCGAAGATCAACTGCAGGAGGAAGAGTAAATCATGGATTACTCGATGAGGATGAAATAGAGGAAGATGCGCAGCGAGAAAATGGACATGTATCAGATATGGAAGTCACTCGAGCAATTGAAAATGCATTAAAGATCT TGATGCCTCCTAGTACTCGAAGAGAAACCACCAATGAAAATTCTCATTGTGGATTTCAAGATATGCATCAAATAAAGGAGAGTAGGCAGCAGCAGAGTAGGCAACCGCAGACACAAGTCAGTCAACAAGCTTCTA TGATGTCTCCTAGATCTCAGGATGCAACTAGAAACCAAAGTAGGTATCACAGGTTACGGGATGATGACCAAATGGAAGGAGATGAAGAACAACAAAATGAAGAGCCACCAGAGATTCAAATGGCTCAACCAGCAAATGATAAAAGAG GTCTTGTGGTGATTATGCCTACTAATGATAGTGCTGGCACTAGGGTGGATTCCAAAGACAAACAATCAACAAGATCTCGTAAAGGAAAGGTGTGTTTGATTGGCGTTGCAAAGAGAATGGCCAAAGGGGTCAAACACGTGGTTGAATTTAACTGTCGTGGACAACCATGTGGTAAAGTCGCAACAGAAATGCAAAGCTATATTGGTGTTGTTGCTCGACAAGAGGTGAAGATAAGTTATAAGTGTTGGAAAATGGTGCCACAAGAAGTTAAAGACACTATATGGGAATATGTCTCT TCAGCATATGAAGTTAATGACACGTGGAAGTCAGGATGCTTAGAATCTGCAAACTCAAAGTGGCGACAATGGAAATCTAAGTTATATAGAGGATATATTGTTCCCAACAAAGACAATTCTGCAAAGTTGAATGAGCCACCCCCATCGAGTGGTATTCTTCGTGAAGATTGGAATCAATTTGTGAGAAACACAATGTCAGAAGAATTTAAG AAATTGAGTGAAGAGCAAGCAAAGAGAGCGATGAAGAACATGTACCCTCACAGACTTTCACGAAGCGGCTATGCTGGTTTGGCTGAAAAAATG AAGGAGGAATTATGCGGCGACGATGATGTAGATAGGGCTATCATGTGGAAGAAAGCACGAGTACCTAAGAATGGCGACATAGAAAATGAGAATTTAAAGAAGACTGTGCAAAGAATT GATGACTACATACGACAAAAGGAAGAAGGAGAATTCAAGACTCAAAGATCGGGAGAAGATTTGCTTACATGTGCACTAGAGTCTGGCGAGCACTCTGGACGTGTTAGAGCAGTTGGTAGTTATGTTACTCCTTCTATGTTCTTCAAGCATGGTAGAAAGAGAAGACAACACATGGAAAATGAGCAACTAGTCGATTTGATGGAGGCAAAGAAGCATATAGTTGAACAAAATGAAATGATATGTCACCTACATGATAGACTTAGTAAACTCGAAGCGGCAATTGCGAAAGACAAAGATGATGAAGTAAAGGGAAGCCATGATAAGCAACCGTCTCACTTGATGGATGAAGATTttgaagaggaggaggaggaggaggaggaggaggaggatgaAGTGGTACTCGTTGAGAAATTTGATGCCTTACAG AATAAAAGAGTAAGACACCAAGTGATTAAGGAGAGGAAGGTGAAGTGTTATGACTCTTTGCATCCTTCATTGAAAGTATTGTGTATACATGCTGAGAATTCTTTAAGCAACGAGCAAGGAACaatttttatatcatttgatgaagACATCTTTGGTAAGCCCTTTGAGGGTTTCATACTTTGTGAAGACATCATCCCATTTTGTGAGTTAGAGCAAATTTCAGGGAACTGCATAGTAGTGTACATGTG GCACTTGtataaaaaattgaaggagAATAGTGCACTTGATCGATTTCGTTTTGTGGATCCATTTGACGTGTCATATGTGTCCAAGCCCCCGCACGATGCACAAACACGTGCTTTGGCAGATAGGTTTGAGAATGTATCCTCAAATCAACTAGTGATAGTCCCGGTTAATGTAGG GGTACATTGGATTCTTACAGTAATTGATCCTCACAAGGAGACAATATCTATTTTTGACCCTCTTGGTCATTGGGTCTGTGATGAAAGTTGGCAAAATATTGTCAACAA GGCAATTTCTATGTTCAATGCAAGATTAGAGAGAAGAGGTAAAAAACAACCAACTTGGGAAATTATCAAG TCTCCAAGACAACCCGATTCCAAGCGATGCGGGTTTTTCATCATGTGCTACATGAAAGAAATCATTGAAGAGCTTACGAAGAGTGGTTCCATTTGCCTACATTCACAT TTTGACAACAGGGTTTATACTCAAGAGGATATTGACAAAGTTCGTGTTGAGTGGGCAAATGTCGTGCTTAATCACATATAA
- the LOC131020066 gene encoding uncharacterized protein LOC131020066 isoform X7 encodes MAPRKRKPVAKRRSNRVLRDGDEMEEHGLQQNEQEPDLEVSQQPIQKQAMAPSTRTRSATASRNARSVIQEKLQAMENSQPQIFAQASMGKVMGSRTRKASGNQSGYCGLEGMDQMEGDGQLQSEEELEFQMNRQINGRQVTAPRSQRSTVNKRLNHGYLEQDEMEEHELQEDERYTNLEVTDALRNALQILMTHTTRKATGNHLGYHILRDEIPMEGDGQHQNEEQPDFQMTRQVIAPSTRRTITNLYSRSGFCDKNQTKENGQPQIRKQLEPQTSHQASMMASRTRKAITNQSGYYRLRDEDQMERDRQHGNEEQPEFQTTRQSKEQQVMTRSTRRSTAGGRVNHGLLDEDEIEEDAQRENGHVSDMEVTRAIENALKILMPPSTRRETTNENSHCGFQDMHQIKESRQQQSRQPQTQVSQQASISAVMSPRSQDATRNQSRYHRLRDDDQMEGDEEQQNEEPPEIQMAQPANDKRGLVVIMPTNDSAGTRVDSKDKQSTRSRKGKVCLIGVAKRMAKGVKHVVEFNCRGQPCGKVATEMQSYIGVVARQEVKISYKCWKMVPQEVKDTIWEYVSSAYEVNDTWKSGCLESANSKWRQWKSKLYRGYIVPNKDNSAKLNEPPPSSGILREDWNQFVRNTMSEEFKKLSEEQAKRAMKNMYPHRLSRSGYAGLAEKMKEELCGDDDVDRAIMWKKARVPKNGDIENENLKKTVQRIDDYIRQKEEGEFKTQRSGEDLLTCALESGEHSGRVRAVGSYVTPSMFFKHGRKRRQHMENEQLVDLMEAKKHIVEQNEMICHLHDRLSKLEAAIAKDKDDEVKGSHDKQPSHLMDEDFEEEEEEEEEEEDEVVLVEKFDALQNKRVRHQVIKERKVKCYDSLHPSLKVLCIHAENSLSNEQGTIFISFDEDIFGKPFEGFILCEDIIPFCELEQISGNCIVVYMWHLYKKLKENSALDRFRFVDPFDVSYVSKPPHDAQTRALADRFENVSSNQLVIVPVNVGVHWILTVIDPHKETISIFDPLGHWVCDESWQNIVNKAISMFNARLERRGKKQPTWEIIKSPRQPDSKRCGFFIMCYMKEIIEELTKSGSICLHSHFDNRVYTQEDIDKVRVEWANVVLNHI; translated from the exons ATGGCACCTAGAAAAAGGAAACCCGTAGCGAAAAGAAGATCAAATCGTGTATTACGAGATGGGGATGAAATGGAGGAACATGGACTACAACAAAATGAACAAGAACCAGACTTGGAAGTCAGTCAACAACCAATTCAAAAGCAAG CAATGGCTCCTAGTACTCGAACTCGAAGTGCAACTGCCAGTCGCAATGCCCGTTCTGTGATTCAAGAGAAGCTGCAAGCGATGGAGAATAGTCAACCACAAATCTTTGCACAAGCTTCTATGGGGAAAG TGATGGGTTCTAGAACTCGGAAAGCATCTGGAAACCAAAGTGGGTATTGTGGTTTAGAAGGAATGGATCAAATGGAAGGAGATGGGCAACTCCAAAGTGAAGAAGAACTGGAATTTCAAATGAATCGACAAATAAATGGTCGACAAG TGACGGCTCCCAGGTCCCAAAGATCAACTGTCAATAAAAGACTAAATCATGGATATCTGGAACAGGATGAAATGGAGGAACATGAACTGCAAGAAGACGAACGGTATACAAACTTGGAAGTCACTGATGCGCTGAGAAATGCATTACAGATCC TTATGACTCATACAACTAGGAAGGCAACTGGAAACCACCTTGGGTATCACATATTACGAGATGAGATCCCAATGGAAGGAGATGGACAAcatcaaaatgaagaacaaCCAGACTTTCAAATGACTCGACAAG tgatCGCTCCTAGTACTCGAAGAACAATTACAAATCTGTATTCCCGTTCTGGATTTTGTGATAAGAACCAAACGAAGGAGAATGGGCAGCCACAGATTAGGAAACAACTAGAGCCACAAACCAGTCATCAAGCTTCGA TGATGGCTTCTAGAACTCGGAAGGCAATTACAAACCAAAGTGGGTATTACAGATTACGAGATGAAGACCAAATGGAAAGAGATAGACAGCACGGAAATGAAGAACAACCAGAGTTTCAAACGACTCGACAGAGTAAGGAACAACAAG TGATGACTCGTAGTACCCGAAGATCAACTGCAGGAGGAAGAGTAAATCATGGATTACTCGATGAGGATGAAATAGAGGAAGATGCGCAGCGAGAAAATGGACATGTATCAGATATGGAAGTCACTCGAGCAATTGAAAATGCATTAAAGATCT TGATGCCTCCTAGTACTCGAAGAGAAACCACCAATGAAAATTCTCATTGTGGATTTCAAGATATGCATCAAATAAAGGAGAGTAGGCAGCAGCAGAGTAGGCAACCGCAGACACAAGTCAGTCAACAAGCTTCTA TTTCTGCAGTGATGTCTCCTAGATCTCAGGATGCAACTAGAAACCAAAGTAGGTATCACAGGTTACGGGATGATGACCAAATGGAAGGAGATGAAGAACAACAAAATGAAGAGCCACCAGAGATTCAAATGGCTCAACCAGCAAATGATAAAAGAG GTCTTGTGGTGATTATGCCTACTAATGATAGTGCTGGCACTAGGGTGGATTCCAAAGACAAACAATCAACAAGATCTCGTAAAGGAAAGGTGTGTTTGATTGGCGTTGCAAAGAGAATGGCCAAAGGGGTCAAACACGTGGTTGAATTTAACTGTCGTGGACAACCATGTGGTAAAGTCGCAACAGAAATGCAAAGCTATATTGGTGTTGTTGCTCGACAAGAGGTGAAGATAAGTTATAAGTGTTGGAAAATGGTGCCACAAGAAGTTAAAGACACTATATGGGAATATGTCTCT TCAGCATATGAAGTTAATGACACGTGGAAGTCAGGATGCTTAGAATCTGCAAACTCAAAGTGGCGACAATGGAAATCTAAGTTATATAGAGGATATATTGTTCCCAACAAAGACAATTCTGCAAAGTTGAATGAGCCACCCCCATCGAGTGGTATTCTTCGTGAAGATTGGAATCAATTTGTGAGAAACACAATGTCAGAAGAATTTAAG AAATTGAGTGAAGAGCAAGCAAAGAGAGCGATGAAGAACATGTACCCTCACAGACTTTCACGAAGCGGCTATGCTGGTTTGGCTGAAAAAATG AAGGAGGAATTATGCGGCGACGATGATGTAGATAGGGCTATCATGTGGAAGAAAGCACGAGTACCTAAGAATGGCGACATAGAAAATGAGAATTTAAAGAAGACTGTGCAAAGAATT GATGACTACATACGACAAAAGGAAGAAGGAGAATTCAAGACTCAAAGATCGGGAGAAGATTTGCTTACATGTGCACTAGAGTCTGGCGAGCACTCTGGACGTGTTAGAGCAGTTGGTAGTTATGTTACTCCTTCTATGTTCTTCAAGCATGGTAGAAAGAGAAGACAACACATGGAAAATGAGCAACTAGTCGATTTGATGGAGGCAAAGAAGCATATAGTTGAACAAAATGAAATGATATGTCACCTACATGATAGACTTAGTAAACTCGAAGCGGCAATTGCGAAAGACAAAGATGATGAAGTAAAGGGAAGCCATGATAAGCAACCGTCTCACTTGATGGATGAAGATTttgaagaggaggaggaggaggaggaggaggaggaggatgaAGTGGTACTCGTTGAGAAATTTGATGCCTTACAG AATAAAAGAGTAAGACACCAAGTGATTAAGGAGAGGAAGGTGAAGTGTTATGACTCTTTGCATCCTTCATTGAAAGTATTGTGTATACATGCTGAGAATTCTTTAAGCAACGAGCAAGGAACaatttttatatcatttgatgaagACATCTTTGGTAAGCCCTTTGAGGGTTTCATACTTTGTGAAGACATCATCCCATTTTGTGAGTTAGAGCAAATTTCAGGGAACTGCATAGTAGTGTACATGTG GCACTTGtataaaaaattgaaggagAATAGTGCACTTGATCGATTTCGTTTTGTGGATCCATTTGACGTGTCATATGTGTCCAAGCCCCCGCACGATGCACAAACACGTGCTTTGGCAGATAGGTTTGAGAATGTATCCTCAAATCAACTAGTGATAGTCCCGGTTAATGTAGG GGTACATTGGATTCTTACAGTAATTGATCCTCACAAGGAGACAATATCTATTTTTGACCCTCTTGGTCATTGGGTCTGTGATGAAAGTTGGCAAAATATTGTCAACAA GGCAATTTCTATGTTCAATGCAAGATTAGAGAGAAGAGGTAAAAAACAACCAACTTGGGAAATTATCAAG TCTCCAAGACAACCCGATTCCAAGCGATGCGGGTTTTTCATCATGTGCTACATGAAAGAAATCATTGAAGAGCTTACGAAGAGTGGTTCCATTTGCCTACATTCACAT TTTGACAACAGGGTTTATACTCAAGAGGATATTGACAAAGTTCGTGTTGAGTGGGCAAATGTCGTGCTTAATCACATATAA
- the LOC131020066 gene encoding uncharacterized protein LOC131020066 isoform X8 — protein sequence MAPRKRKPVAKRRSNRVLRDGDEMEEHGLQQNEQEPDLEVSQQPIQKQAMAPSTRTRSATASRNARSVIQEKLQAMENSQPQIFAQASMGKVMGSRTRKASGNQSGYCGLEGMDQMEGDGQLQSEEELEFQMNRQINGRQVTAPRSQRSTVNKRLNHGYLEQDEMEEHELQEDERYTNLEVTDALRNALQILMTHTTRKATGNHLGYHILRDEIPMEGDGQHQNEEQPDFQMTRQVIAPSTRRTITNLYSRSGFCDKNQTKENGQPQIRKQLEPQTSHQASMMASRTRKAITNQSGYYRLRDEDQMERDRQHGNEEQPEFQTTRQMMTRSTRRSTAGGRVNHGLLDEDEIEEDAQRENGHVSDMEVTRAIENALKILMPPSTRRETTNENSHCGFQDMHQIKESRQQQSRQPQTQVSQQASISAVMSPRSQDATRNQSRYHRLRDDDQMEGDEEQQNEEPPEIQMAQPANDKRGLVVIMPTNDSAGTRVDSKDKQSTRSRKGKVCLIGVAKRMAKGVKHVVEFNCRGQPCGKVATEMQSYIGVVARQEVKISYKCWKMVPQEVKDTIWEYVSSAYEVNDTWKSGCLESANSKWRQWKSKLYRGYIVPNKDNSAKLNEPPPSSGILREDWNQFVRNTMSEEFKKLSEEQAKRAMKNMYPHRLSRSGYAGLAEKMKEELCGDDDVDRAIMWKKARVPKNGDIENENLKKTVQRIDDYIRQKEEGEFKTQRSGEDLLTCALESGEHSGRVRAVGSYVTPSMFFKHGRKRRQHMENEQLVDLMEAKKHIVEQNEMICHLHDRLSKLEAAIAKDKDDEVKGSHDKQPSHLMDEDFEEEEEEEEEEEDEVVLVEKFDALQNKRVRHQVIKERKVKCYDSLHPSLKVLCIHAENSLSNEQGTIFISFDEDIFGKPFEGFILCEDIIPFCELEQISGNCIVVYMWHLYKKLKENSALDRFRFVDPFDVSYVSKPPHDAQTRALADRFENVSSNQLVIVPVNVGVHWILTVIDPHKETISIFDPLGHWVCDESWQNIVNKAISMFNARLERRGKKQPTWEIIKSPRQPDSKRCGFFIMCYMKEIIEELTKSGSICLHSHFDNRVYTQEDIDKVRVEWANVVLNHI from the exons ATGGCACCTAGAAAAAGGAAACCCGTAGCGAAAAGAAGATCAAATCGTGTATTACGAGATGGGGATGAAATGGAGGAACATGGACTACAACAAAATGAACAAGAACCAGACTTGGAAGTCAGTCAACAACCAATTCAAAAGCAAG CAATGGCTCCTAGTACTCGAACTCGAAGTGCAACTGCCAGTCGCAATGCCCGTTCTGTGATTCAAGAGAAGCTGCAAGCGATGGAGAATAGTCAACCACAAATCTTTGCACAAGCTTCTATGGGGAAAG TGATGGGTTCTAGAACTCGGAAAGCATCTGGAAACCAAAGTGGGTATTGTGGTTTAGAAGGAATGGATCAAATGGAAGGAGATGGGCAACTCCAAAGTGAAGAAGAACTGGAATTTCAAATGAATCGACAAATAAATGGTCGACAAG TGACGGCTCCCAGGTCCCAAAGATCAACTGTCAATAAAAGACTAAATCATGGATATCTGGAACAGGATGAAATGGAGGAACATGAACTGCAAGAAGACGAACGGTATACAAACTTGGAAGTCACTGATGCGCTGAGAAATGCATTACAGATCC TTATGACTCATACAACTAGGAAGGCAACTGGAAACCACCTTGGGTATCACATATTACGAGATGAGATCCCAATGGAAGGAGATGGACAAcatcaaaatgaagaacaaCCAGACTTTCAAATGACTCGACAAG tgatCGCTCCTAGTACTCGAAGAACAATTACAAATCTGTATTCCCGTTCTGGATTTTGTGATAAGAACCAAACGAAGGAGAATGGGCAGCCACAGATTAGGAAACAACTAGAGCCACAAACCAGTCATCAAGCTTCGA TGATGGCTTCTAGAACTCGGAAGGCAATTACAAACCAAAGTGGGTATTACAGATTACGAGATGAAGACCAAATGGAAAGAGATAGACAGCACGGAAATGAAGAACAACCAGAGTTTCAAACGACTCGACAGA TGATGACTCGTAGTACCCGAAGATCAACTGCAGGAGGAAGAGTAAATCATGGATTACTCGATGAGGATGAAATAGAGGAAGATGCGCAGCGAGAAAATGGACATGTATCAGATATGGAAGTCACTCGAGCAATTGAAAATGCATTAAAGATCT TGATGCCTCCTAGTACTCGAAGAGAAACCACCAATGAAAATTCTCATTGTGGATTTCAAGATATGCATCAAATAAAGGAGAGTAGGCAGCAGCAGAGTAGGCAACCGCAGACACAAGTCAGTCAACAAGCTTCTA TTTCTGCAGTGATGTCTCCTAGATCTCAGGATGCAACTAGAAACCAAAGTAGGTATCACAGGTTACGGGATGATGACCAAATGGAAGGAGATGAAGAACAACAAAATGAAGAGCCACCAGAGATTCAAATGGCTCAACCAGCAAATGATAAAAGAG GTCTTGTGGTGATTATGCCTACTAATGATAGTGCTGGCACTAGGGTGGATTCCAAAGACAAACAATCAACAAGATCTCGTAAAGGAAAGGTGTGTTTGATTGGCGTTGCAAAGAGAATGGCCAAAGGGGTCAAACACGTGGTTGAATTTAACTGTCGTGGACAACCATGTGGTAAAGTCGCAACAGAAATGCAAAGCTATATTGGTGTTGTTGCTCGACAAGAGGTGAAGATAAGTTATAAGTGTTGGAAAATGGTGCCACAAGAAGTTAAAGACACTATATGGGAATATGTCTCT TCAGCATATGAAGTTAATGACACGTGGAAGTCAGGATGCTTAGAATCTGCAAACTCAAAGTGGCGACAATGGAAATCTAAGTTATATAGAGGATATATTGTTCCCAACAAAGACAATTCTGCAAAGTTGAATGAGCCACCCCCATCGAGTGGTATTCTTCGTGAAGATTGGAATCAATTTGTGAGAAACACAATGTCAGAAGAATTTAAG AAATTGAGTGAAGAGCAAGCAAAGAGAGCGATGAAGAACATGTACCCTCACAGACTTTCACGAAGCGGCTATGCTGGTTTGGCTGAAAAAATG AAGGAGGAATTATGCGGCGACGATGATGTAGATAGGGCTATCATGTGGAAGAAAGCACGAGTACCTAAGAATGGCGACATAGAAAATGAGAATTTAAAGAAGACTGTGCAAAGAATT GATGACTACATACGACAAAAGGAAGAAGGAGAATTCAAGACTCAAAGATCGGGAGAAGATTTGCTTACATGTGCACTAGAGTCTGGCGAGCACTCTGGACGTGTTAGAGCAGTTGGTAGTTATGTTACTCCTTCTATGTTCTTCAAGCATGGTAGAAAGAGAAGACAACACATGGAAAATGAGCAACTAGTCGATTTGATGGAGGCAAAGAAGCATATAGTTGAACAAAATGAAATGATATGTCACCTACATGATAGACTTAGTAAACTCGAAGCGGCAATTGCGAAAGACAAAGATGATGAAGTAAAGGGAAGCCATGATAAGCAACCGTCTCACTTGATGGATGAAGATTttgaagaggaggaggaggaggaggaggaggaggaggatgaAGTGGTACTCGTTGAGAAATTTGATGCCTTACAG AATAAAAGAGTAAGACACCAAGTGATTAAGGAGAGGAAGGTGAAGTGTTATGACTCTTTGCATCCTTCATTGAAAGTATTGTGTATACATGCTGAGAATTCTTTAAGCAACGAGCAAGGAACaatttttatatcatttgatgaagACATCTTTGGTAAGCCCTTTGAGGGTTTCATACTTTGTGAAGACATCATCCCATTTTGTGAGTTAGAGCAAATTTCAGGGAACTGCATAGTAGTGTACATGTG GCACTTGtataaaaaattgaaggagAATAGTGCACTTGATCGATTTCGTTTTGTGGATCCATTTGACGTGTCATATGTGTCCAAGCCCCCGCACGATGCACAAACACGTGCTTTGGCAGATAGGTTTGAGAATGTATCCTCAAATCAACTAGTGATAGTCCCGGTTAATGTAGG GGTACATTGGATTCTTACAGTAATTGATCCTCACAAGGAGACAATATCTATTTTTGACCCTCTTGGTCATTGGGTCTGTGATGAAAGTTGGCAAAATATTGTCAACAA GGCAATTTCTATGTTCAATGCAAGATTAGAGAGAAGAGGTAAAAAACAACCAACTTGGGAAATTATCAAG TCTCCAAGACAACCCGATTCCAAGCGATGCGGGTTTTTCATCATGTGCTACATGAAAGAAATCATTGAAGAGCTTACGAAGAGTGGTTCCATTTGCCTACATTCACAT TTTGACAACAGGGTTTATACTCAAGAGGATATTGACAAAGTTCGTGTTGAGTGGGCAAATGTCGTGCTTAATCACATATAA